A single Brassica rapa cultivar Chiifu-401-42 chromosome A04, CAAS_Brap_v3.01, whole genome shotgun sequence DNA region contains:
- the LOC103865067 gene encoding GTPase-activating protein GYP1, with product MERREEEQQKRDDSRFNQTLKNVQGFLKGRSIPGKVLLTRRPDPTPEPISPTYHRSLSENDAGRNERSDNPVEVEDNNSSKKQDNTYAGKLRSNSSSGEQLAKQVQNLKIGGRSSDHARVMKFNKVLSETTVILEKLRELAWSGVPHYMRPDVWRLLLGYAPPNSDRREAVLRRKRLEYLESVGQFYDLPDSERSDDEINMLRQIAVDCPRTVPDVSFFQQAQVQKSLERILYTWAIRHPASGYVQGINDLVTPFLVIFLSEYLEGDVDSWSMSDLSAAKVSDVEADCYWCLTKLLDGMQDHYTFAQPGIQRLVFKLKELVRRIDEPVARHMEEQGLEFLQFAFRWYNCLLIREIPFSLINRLWDTYLAEGDALPDFLVYIYASFLLTWSDELKKLDFQEMVMFLQHLPTQTWTDQELEMVLSRAYMWHSMFNNSPNHLAS from the exons atggagcGGAGAGAAGAGGAGCAACAAAAGCGAGACGATTCCAGATTCAATCAAACTCTCAAGAACGTCCAAGG ATTTCTGAAAGGAAGGAGTATTCCAGGCAAGGTGTTGTTGACTAGGAGACCGGATCCTACTCCCGAACCAATCTCTCCAACTTATCACCGAAGCTTGTCGGAGAATGACGCCGGTAGAAACGAGCGTTCGGACAATCCCGTCGAG GTGGAAGATAACAATTCAAGCAAGAAACAAGATAATACATATGCAGGTAAGCTACGATCAAACTCCTCTAGTGGGGAGCAGCTTGCGAAACAAGTCCAAAACCTCAAGATTGGTGGTAGATCAAGTGACCATGCAAGAGTTATGAAGTTCAACAAAGTGCTTTCCGAAACTACTGTCATTTTAG AGAAGCTGCGTGAACTAGCGTGGAGTGGTGTCCCTCACTATATGCGCCCTGATGTCTGGCGCCTTCTCTTG GGATATGCACCACCTAATTCAGATAGAAGGGAGGCTGTTCTGAGGAGAAAACGTCTTGAATATCTTGAATCTGTTGGCCAATTTTATGACCTTCCAGATTCCGAACGTTCTGATGATGAGATCAATATGCTTCGTCAG ATTGCTGTTGACTGTCCAAGGACTGTACCAGACGTCAGTTTCTTTCAGCAAGCACAGGTGCAGAAATCATTAGAGCGTATTCTCTACACATG GGCGATTAGGCATCCAGCGAGTGGATATGTTCAGGGGATAAATGATCTGGTCACTCCCTTTCTAGTTATATTCTTGTCAGAATATTTAGAAGGTGACGTAGACAGTTGGTCAATGTCCGATCTATCTGCTGCAAAAGTCTCAGATGTAGAGGCGGATTGTTACTGGTGCTTAACGAAGCTACTTGATGGTATGCAAGATCATTACACATTTGCGCAACCTGGAATCCAGAGACTTGTGTTTAAGCTGAAGGAATTAGTCAGGCGTATTGATG AACCTGTTGCAAGACACATGGAAGAGCAAGGACTAGAGTTTCTTCAGTTTGCTTTTCGGTGGTATAACTGTCTTCTCATACGTGAG ATCCCGTTCAGTCTCATCAACCGGCTATGGGACACTTATCTTGCCGAAGGAGATGCATTGCCGGACTTCCTAGTGTATATATATGCTAGCTTTCTCTTGACG TGGTCAGATGAGCTGAAGAAGCTGGACTTTCAAGAGATGGTGATGTTCCTGCAACACCTGCCGACACAAACGTGGACAGACCAAGAGCTGGAGATGGTACTGTCAAGAGCATACATGTGGCACAGTATGTTCAACAATTCCCCAAACCATCTGGCTAGCTGA